ggctgcatttcaacatAAGGGGAATGATCCCTAGGCCTGTAAGGGAGATGTTCAGTTAGTATCCCTCAAAGCCCAGGGGAGAGTCCTGCCGTGGCTCTAACCCATGCCCGCCGATcgctctccccacagcagctggcaacGGCGTGGGGGCCGGAAGCTCGGACTCCTCCGAGGAGAGCTCCAGCTCGGGCTCGGAGGAGCAGCCCGAGAGCCGTCAGGCCAAGGCCCAGCAGCATCCGCCCCCATCGGCCGCGGAAGGCGGGAGCAGCAGTGGCCTCATCACGCAGGATGGCATCCACATCCCGTTCGAGCACCACATCGAGAACCTGACGGCCGAGCAGGGTGCCGCCATGTGCCACAACCCGCCTCTTAACGGCTCGGAGAGCATGGAGACCGTGGTGTGCGTCCCCATGCCCGTCCAGGTAGGCGCGAGCCACGGGACTGTCTTTGAGAACGTGACGCAGGAGACGCTCGGGGAGGTGGTGGCCAGCTGCCCCGTGCAGGGCATGATGCAGGGCTCCCAGGTGATCATCATTGCCGGGCCCGGCTACGACGCCCTGACGGCGGAGGGCATCCAGCTCAACGTCACCAGCGGCGGGGGCGAGGAGATGCCCTGCTCCATGATCGAGGGCGTTGCCGCCTACACCCAGACGGAGCCGGAGAACGTGCAGCCCAGCGGcggggagccagtggagagcgAGGAGTGCATTGAAACCAAAAAAGGTAGCTGTGGCCAgccctcgggggtggggggctagcccctctgcccccagctcagcATGGGGAGCTTGGTCGGTACTGGGAGGGGAGGCCTCCGAAGGCCATGAAAAATGCTGTGCGTTCCGTGGGGGCCTTCTCGCAGGGTCACAGCCtggcagtagggggcgctgtgctgctgggagtgagCTGGGGCGCTCGGTAAGGAATGCGCACTCCTGGGTTAGTGCTGACTCCAGTACCCAAGCGTAGTGCTTGTGGGTGGCTccgtagggggcgctctccctgcTTAGTGACCCCGGTGCCCCATCACGGTGCTGAGCTGCAGGATGAGGGGCTCCGTAGGGGGTGCTGACCCCTGGATCTGATGTCCTGGCGTGgtgccagggagggggtgggggttctgaCCCCTGGATCTAATGTCCTGGTGTGgttccgggggcgggggggggtccaTAGGGGCCGCTGACCCCCTGGATCTGATGTCCTGACATAGTGCCAGGGGGGAGGTCCATGGGGGGGCTGACTCGTGGATCTGATGTCCTGGTGTAGTGCCAGGGAGGGGGGTTCATAGGGGGCTCTGACCCCCTGGATCTGGTGTCCCAgcgtggtgctgggggggggggggtcctgacccctggATCTGATGTCCCAGCGTGGTGCCGTGGGGGATCCTGACCCCTGGATCTGATGTCCCAGCGtggtgcccggggggggggggtccggaCCCTTGGATCTGATGTCCCAGCGTAGTGCCAGAGAGGGGGTCTGTAGGGGGCGCTGACCCCTGGATCTGCTGTCCCAGCGTGGTGCCGTGGGGAGTCCTGACCCCTGGATCTGCTGTCCCAGCGTAGTGCCAGGGAGGGGGTCTGTAGGGGGCGCTGACCCCTGGATCTGCTGTCCCAGCGTGGTGccgaggggagggggggggtcctgacccctggATCTGGTGTCCCAGTGTGGTGCTGGAGGGGGGGATCCTGACCCCTGGATCTGCTGTCCCAGCATggtgctgcgggggtggggggatgtccTGACCCCTGGATCTGAGGTCCCAGCGTGGTGCCGGGGGCGGTCCTGACCCCTGGATCTGATGTCCCGgtgtggtgctgggggagtggtcCTGACCCCTGGATCTGAGGTCCCAGTGTGGTGCCCGCTCATGTGCCCCATTAAAAATCCCAGGTCCCTTGATTCCCCATGGAGTGTTAaccctgatgtaactccatttcACCTCCGCCATCCGTAGGTTCAGCTGGCTACAGGACTGTCCCCTTCTTGCCCTCACCCCGTGTGtggtgttaaacagctgctgtgctctgcagcagaactagctgcatttcagtggctggTGGCTCTTGCCTGCCTCTGGGATGGGGGTTAATGGCTTCATGTTTGAAAAGCTTTGCCAGATTCTCGCCACGCAGTGCGGCCTGCTGACACATGTTTTGTGGTGGCAGAAAAAGATGATCCTTATGGGCTCAAAAAGGAGGAGCTGCAGCCCCCCTCGGAAATGGAGATGCCGGAGGAGCTGGAGCCGGCCCAAGAGAACACGGAGCCGGAGCCCGAGGAGATGGACGGCAGTGACATGTCGGCCATCATCTACGAGATTCCGAAGGAACCGGAGAAGTGAGTGTCGCCACGGAGCGGTTAGCTGTCTTTACAAGTCTCTGACCCttcctgtgcctcggtttccccactcAGCCAGAGATCCGGCCAGCTGCGTCAGCGAGCCGCCTAGTATTTCCTTCCCTTTTCCGTGCGCTGCATTGGGTGCTCAAACACAGGGGCAGCTCAGCCTCAATCCAGGGCTGTCtgcgcctcctccctccccaggcctctgccctgaggGCCTtccgctgcctcctccccagccaggcgGGCAGCACGTTGCCTTCCCCTGCCTGTGGCTGACCCCTCCTTTCCCCGTGCAGGAGGCGGCGAAGCAGGCGTGGCCGCGTGATGGATGCCGACGGCATGCTGGAAATGTTCCACTGCCCTTATGAAGGATGCAGCCAGGTCTACGTAGCACTTAGTAGCTTTCAGGTATGATTTGTGCGCGTCAGTTTCCCACTGCCCTGTCTCTGGGGGAGGGTGTGAAGGGTGCTCCAAGGGGCCTGCCTGAGAGCCCCGCTCTGGCCCCCGCCCCCCGGAGACTAGGAAATGCTCAGGCCGGCTGGTTATTCTCTGCAGCGGGAGCTGGAGCAATGACGCTGGGCGGTTGCTTTCCCTTTGGTGCTGGTGAGTTTCACGTCCTGGTTGATGGGTCGCTAGGGCCTGCCTGGCGTGGCGGGTTTCCAGCACTGGCGGGAGGGTGGCGCTTGCAGGCTGCGTTGGGAACTTGACAGCACCCTGGGGATATTTCTGTTGCGTTTTCTCACAAAACCCAAACCTTGAGCCTGCTTGGCACTTGAGAGAGGGGACAGCAACGGAGCGTGTCTCAGTGACAAGAGAGCGCCAGATTTCatcccctgctttgccacagactgtctgggggacctggggcaagtcatttagccattctttgcctcagtttccccatttgcacAGTAGGAATAATAGCCCAGGGAATGAGGGCCAGATTAGTCCTGGCTCAGTGTCTAGCCAAGGGTTTGATAGAGTCTTGGACGTCCGCTTGGACAATTGGCAAATCATTTAACGTCACGGCCTCAGTGCCCCACCTCGCTACCCCCGCGCTGGCTTTGGGGACAGGTTGGTTCCAGCACTGTATCAATGGGGTGTCATCTTGTTGGGGAGAGGGAATCTCTGGGCGTAGATTGTGGGGTGAGGGAGTTTGTTGAGGTTGAGTCAAGAGAGTGGGGTAGCCCCAGCTGTGGTGACCGAGGCACCGCATTGTGAGGGGAAGAGAGGGACGAGCTCTGATGTGGGAATTCCTGCCCGTTCCTGGGGGGGTTGTAGCAGCCTCTGGTGtgactgtgtgtggtgggggtgtggTCTAGCCCTCTGTCCCCCCTTCTCCTTGTGTCTCCAGAATCACGTCAACCTCGTCCACCGGAAAGGGAAGACAAAAGTGTGTCCCCACCCGGGCTGCGGCAAGAAGTTCTACCTGTCCAACCACCTCCGCAGACACATGATCATTCACTCAGGTGCACCCCCTGGGCTCTCTTCCCCGGCGCCCCCTGCTCCCCGTGGCCTGCTGGCCCTTGCCCTGCACTGCGCTGCTCTGGGGAGATGCCGACGCCCCCAGCACGTGTGGCCGGGGCCGTCCAGACGCCGCTCCGCCTTCGTCCCCTGGTTCTGGGGAGCTCAGCTGCCTCTGCTTAGCCTtcgcttccccccatccccatccccatccccatcctgtcCTGCTCCCTGCATGGCACCAGAGCACCCGGGAAGGGAACTGGGTCAGGTTCCCCGCAGGATCAGCTGTCTCACTCGGCTCATTTTCAACACTTCCattatggggggtggggagagagtcaAAAATCCAGAACAAACAGAAGCCCCCCCGGCTGGGTTGTCTGCTGGGATTGATCTAGGGCCTCTTGGTTTAAAAGCAGGACTCTCTCCGGCCTGAGCTAAGGGACGTCACTTTTTTAGCTGGCCCCATGGGCCGTCTCGGACATCGGATGTGGGAGACAGAGACCCAGTGCGATGCCCCAGCTGGGCAGGCATCACCCCTTCGGGCAAGTTGAGGGCCTGCTTGCTGCATGCGTCAGGCTGGGTGTGGGCCGAGGGGGATCCTGGATTCTCCTACTGAGGTCCCTTGGCAGTGAATCTCGGCTGTGCCCCGTTTTTTGTCCCCTGCAGGCGTTCGTGAATTTACCTGTGAAACCTGTGGGAAATCTTTCAAGCGGAAAAATCACCTGGAGGTGCATCGCCGGACACACAC
The sequence above is a segment of the Gopherus evgoodei ecotype Sinaloan lineage unplaced genomic scaffold, rGopEvg1_v1.p scaffold_40_arrow_ctg1, whole genome shotgun sequence genome. Coding sequences within it:
- the ZNF653 gene encoding zinc finger protein 653; the encoded protein is MSEAQRGPGPAAAAEEEEAEAEEEEAGPGAGEAEAGGRKARGRPRLTESDRARRRLESRKKYDVRRVYLGEAHGPWVDLRRRSGWSDAKLAAYLLGLERGQRAGRRGKPWEQIPKKPKRKKRRRRNVNCLKNMVIWYEDHKNRCPYEPHLSELDPTFGLYTTAVWQCEAGHRYFQDLHSPLKPLSDSENESDDAGNGVGAGSSDSSEESSSSGSEEQPESRQAKAQQHPPPSAAEGGSSSGLITQDGIHIPFEHHIENLTAEQGAAMCHNPPLNGSESMETVVCVPMPVQVGASHGTVFENVTQETLGEVVASCPVQGMMQGSQVIIIAGPGYDALTAEGIQLNVTSGGGEEMPCSMIEGVAAYTQTEPENVQPSGGEPVESEECIETKKEKDDPYGLKKEELQPPSEMEMPEELEPAQENTEPEPEEMDGSDMSAIIYEIPKEPEKRRRSRRGRVMDADGMLEMFHCPYEGCSQVYVALSSFQNHVNLVHRKGKTKVCPHPGCGKKFYLSNHLRRHMIIHSGVREFTCETCGKSFKRKNHLEVHRRTHTGETPLQCEICGYQCRQRASLNWHMKKHTSDVQYNFTCEHCGKRFEKMDSVKFHKLKSHPDHKAT